The genome window GTGAATAAGTTCTGTATTTTTTACGAAATATTATCATATAAAATAGCAAAATTCAGAGCATCTTCAATATGTACCAAAAATTTTGTTCCCAAAATATAGACATTGGGATCTAATTAAAAGTATTAAATCCAATAAAAAAGATAATACTCCAACAACTATATTTTTTTTTACTAAAGTTCATTTGATGCAGAAAAGTCACCACGCGACAACACACAACGCCATTGGTCCGATCTGACAGAAATAGGTTTAAGGACTTATAAGGACTTATTGAAGATGCTCTCATAGAAATATCCTTGGTCTAGCTAGCCCTTATGGGCATGTTTGGGAGCAAGGGGTTCTTCTACACCATGTAATTAGAAGTGAGACTTTGTTATAAGTAGGGATGAAAACAGACGGAAAAACCCATCTCCCGTTTCCGTATCTACATTTTATCATCGGAAACGAGATCGGGTCCGGAATAGTCGGGAACGGAAACGGGAGCGGGATAAACGGAATTGTGAAAACGAACGGAAACGAAAATACTAACGGAAACTCATAatttaatacaaatagaaatgttattgatgtttgactagtgattgattggcagaacaataacataaaacaaatagatatagagaggcaacattctattgttgtttggttgctaaatgtgtacatttagctacatccgatgttgtttaagactttaaatcacttgtcatttgaaaagagCCGGTGGTTACAATGGTCAATTATGCTATAATTTATCACCTAAATACACGAGGATTTACTTTATATACTAATGCATATTAGACTCGTCCCATATTTGTCAATTACGGAATAAATACGAGTTCAATCTGGGAAAAACGGGATCCCGCAAAAACGGACGGAATAAGCCCTCTCCTGTTTCCGTCCCGTTTCCATATTTTTCCGTAAATACGGAAACGGTCGGGTCAAATGTAGGAAACGGTACGGGTCGGTACGGGATTTTTTCTGTCCGTTTTCAACCCTAGTTATAAGTATGTGAACAACTTAAAACCCTGCAAGCATATACAACCACCATGGTTTTAGAATATTACGATTTTAAGATGTCATGACACAACCATAGTAATTTTACATCACTTTTAGCTGTAGTTTTTAAATATAAAATATCTCAAACCATGATATTTAATATAAATATGCAAGGCTAGTTATAGATAAAAACTTTGGATTGAGATGAAGTTTTAAATACTAAAAAATTACTATAATATCTATAAAATTATGGTATTTAAAACATGGATTTTTATAATACACCAAACATACTATAATATTCTCAATATTATAATTTTACtttaaaaattttaaaatacTTTGCTTCTAAACATTTCGTCCGGACTGCATAGGCGGCCACCAAAACTACCCGAAAGCCCCCAAGAAACCCCACAAAACTCACCGTTTCCCCTCGCGGCCACTCTCCTTCGAGCCGTCCGCCGCTCCCACCCCCACCAGTGCCACCACTCGCCACTTCCTCCCGTCTCCTCCCTTGCAGAGGCGGCGCGTAAACCCCGATGGCCGCCTCTCTCCTCcacgcctccgccgccgccgcctcgctCCTGAGCTCCACCCAGCACGCCCGCGCGGGTGCCGCCGCCTTTCACCCCCTCGCGTGTGCCCCATCCCTACGCCTTACGCGCTCCTCGTTCTCGACCAATCGCCACCTCGAGATTTCACTCCGGGCGATCTCGGCCAGTCGCCGTTTCGCGGGGAGGGGGGCACCCCGGGACCGCCGCGTTGTCGCCGCCCTAGCGGGGGAGCAAACCGTGAGTCAACCCTCTATCTGGGATCCTTGCGTCTGTTGCAGTTTCCGGCGGCGAGATTCTCGTATTCTCAGGCGTGTTTTTTGTTTCTCGCCAGCTGATTCGTCGTAGTTTCTCCTTCCCTTTTTCTCTATGCTGCCACAACCATTTCGGCAAAATGCGTGCACGATATATGTCGTATGGTGATGATTTCGATTGTTTGGTTCCTCACAATGTTTTGTTCACTCTGTTGTGGTAACTTTCATGATCTAGTCGCTTGAATGCTGGTGCTGGATGCAGGAGGGTTCAGAGGTGGGGGATGACAGAAACGGGGAGATAAAGCCCGAGGAAGCTCAGGAAATTTGGAAGGTAATGCTGGAGCAGTTCAAGGCTGAGGCCCTGCGGATGCAGGCCCTGTCAATGCAGGCTTATGATGTCTACTCCGAGAGGACGAGGGAGGTCTTGCTGGAAGCATCAGAGAAGCTGAAGATACAGGCAGACAAAGCACAGAAGGACCTGAGCGTGGTAGCTACCGAAATTGGTCAGGAGGGACAGGAATATCTGATGATGGCAGCTCGGAACTCCCCAGACTCGATCAAGGATATCACAACAACGTTCAGGGCTCTTGGAAAATTGAATTGGCCATCAGAGTATGAGGATTATCATGTGGGCATTCCGTTTGGTATGTCAGAGTTCTACATTGGTGAAATTTTCAATTGAAATTGATTTTATTCCCTGGTTGAGAAATCGTAATGCATGGAAAAGAATGTTTTCACTAGACCACGTGATGTGTTGTACTGTCAATTAGCTCTTGAGTCTTGACACAATTTAATGCTGACTGGAAGGGTTAAAATTATTCTTGCACTTGCATGGTCTTCTGTAGGTACCTTTCTTACCGTAGGGGGTTTCCTCAACTTCATGTTGGCCGGAAGTACCTCTGCCCTTCGTTTTGGTATCATTCTTGGCCTTGCACTGTTGGCTCTGGGAATCTCAAGTTTGAGATCACAAAGAGATGGCGGCCGTCGGCCTCGTCTTCTGGTGAAAGGGCAAGCTGGTTAGTTCATTTCAATCCATCATCCTTGTCTTGCTTTCACCCTTTCTTTTCATTATTTATAAGAACCTTTAGAGAGCATAGTTGTGGCATTGAACTTGTGCTGTGTATGCTTGTTTGACACTTAAGATTCGTAGGTTTAACATAAACATGATATGGTATACAGAAGACGAAATAGAAGGATTATTAGTGAGTATCAATTCCAGAAGGTTATTTTTCACAATACTATTTGTTCCTGGAAAGTTTTTTCTTGCTTCTTTATAGAGCTGGTTGTTCTTTCCAAGAAGTTGTGTTATATTTGTGCACCTAACAATGCTCCTTTTATAGTCAAATCTTAATGCTTCTTAAATTCTTGTGCTGTTAGTGCAAGTTCCAAATCCACTGTTTTGGCAGCCATTTATATGTGCCAATGTGCCATCATATATGTCTACTGTTCTATTATGCACATTGATCAGATTTCTCATAACTTGGATAATGTAAAATTAGTGGCTGTTTGCAGTCATGAGTTGTTCATATGGCTACAACACAGGATTGAGCTTTCATTTTATCATACTACAGAAGTTATATAGGACAATTTCTATAAGGTTTCTGTCCAAATTGGATTTAGGAATTGATCTTGTTCTTTATCCAAAGTTTTCCTAAAATTCCTCCGATTGATATTCATTCTTAGTATTTTTTATATTTTGGTTGGACTGGATTAAAGTTTATGCTATCACATCAAGTCCAGCATGTCCTGTCGTTTTTCCCCATTTCATTATAGAGAACATTTGAACACGTTGAGTTTATTAGATTAGATTGGATGTCACGATATAAAATTATTGGTCAGGTACATAACATATATGCTTTCAGTTTTTTTCCCAATAATCTAACTGCAATGATGATTTATATTTATAGCAATGCTGGTTCATCACATATTTATTTATTGTCTTGAGAGTACAGATTTGATTACATTTGTATTCTGATAAGTCATAACAttgtaagagcatctccaagagctccCCAGAAGTCTCCCCTAAATCAAGTTTTTTTGGGAAAAACACAAAAACGTGTCTCCAACAGTTCCCCTAAAGTGCTCTCAACTTTTTCATAGCCCTTAAAACtccctcatttgtagctacaaataGGGGTTTTTTTGGGCTCACCAGAAACAATCCGCCGCTTTAAGGGATCTGTTGGAGAAAGAATTAAAATCTACCCCCACTAATTTTTTAGATGTCCCTTAAAACTGATTTTTAGGAGTCATTTTCTGGGGAgtttttggagatgctctaagggtCTAGATAGCTATTTCTTGATGTGTTTCACTTGTTGCATGCAGCAATAGCCAGTGTCATCTTCTTCAGGGAGTTTTCAGTTCTTCTCCAGGTAAACACCGCAAACTTTCTAGCAGTGACAATGTGACATTAATTATCAAATTTATGATGCTCATAAATTAATTTTGCCCATCTCTTTCTACCTTGTAGAATGGCTGGTTTCCAAAAATCTTCATGGTTCTCCTCAGGTCAGTACACATTTAACCTTTTGAATTGCTTTCATTATTTTCATTCTACACCCAAAGAAACATGTAGCTACTTGTGAGGACATTGCATGGGTTCACAACATTTTTATGTGCCTCAACCTGCGCTTGTGTTGCCTGCAAGACCCACAAAAAATGTTTTCGTGTTTAATTTTTGTGACTAGAAGGTTGCAGTTCAGTGTACAACCGTACATGGCTTTGATGGATGgatttttttatattcttttttcttTCAACTATACTGGGATTTTCTGATAGACCACCTCTTTGTTATACTGCCGATTTGTGATCCTTCCAAAACCATACTATCACCTAAAAATTATCCGTTTCATCCAGCAATGTTCTGTCTGTGTACTTCCTGTCATGGTGCACTTATTAGAACTGCTGTCCACTTTTACTTTTTACATCTGGAGAATATGACTAAGAAACTGATTTTTACTTGAATTTTGACTTGTAGATACCTTTTTTTCTGTATTGTATCCCGCAATCTTTTCTGCTATACATCCAGTTGATGTTCTGTACCTGTATATACCTTGTCCACCTAAAACTTGTGTGATATTTCTTTTAGGAAATTGATATATATGATAAGTTGTTTAATGCTTTAGAGAAATGCACTTGATAACCATAGTTGTCATATATTACAGTTTATCGACTTAAAACATATTGTACCTTTTTTTGTCACCTCTCATCTGAGTACAGCTGTAGTATTGTTCATAACATATCGTAGCTTAAATTGAACACTAAAGTTCAAATACCTTATCTTTCAGTGTTTAAGTTTTTTATGTCTTTGCAGCAACTGCAGCCATTTTTTTTGGTCCGAGAAAAAAGAATTGTCTGTGTTTTAAGCTAATTCTCAATTGTGCTGCAGTGGAGTAGTGGCAGGCTTTTACTTCTATCGCATTGCAGCTGGTAGCCCCAAAGAGCTGAGCAGCAACAGTGATTCAGTGAACTAATGGTAACCTTACATATACAATCTCGGTCTTATGTGCTTTCATATGTGCATCGCACAAACAGACAATAGGATCATCACATGACAAGCAGTTTAAATCATGTACCATGCAGCACTTGGATGAATCAGATGATCATGGGGGAACGCAGACCCAGAAGGCTATGGCCTGTTTGCTTTCGATTTCCTTCATCATCCTTCAATTCAGGCAAAGCTCGGTTGTAAGGTGTCCGCATGATGACCACATGGATTCAGAAGAATTGCTTGTTTACTCGGCCCTCTTCCCGCACTCCTTTGTTCCTTTGCTCATGTAGTATAGATGATAGACTTGAACAACATCAATAAACGACATTCAAAGGCCATGCAGTTAGCTCTTCAGTTTGTCTGCTGTTTGTTTTTCATGGGGACAGCCCGAAAGGTCGGTGAAGCGTTCAATGTTTCGTGAAGTGTCCGAAAACAGTCAGTGTTATTACTCTGTAGATTCCAGCTCGCTCAAAACTATTCAAGGCCGATGACAAGTTGATAACAATTAGTGGCACTGTGATTTGTTCCTATTCGTCTATTATAATGTGATAACAATTAGAGAACGGATGTAGTAGTACATTCGTTCTCGATCATTTATAAACTAAACAACGACAAATAAAGACAAATAGAAAATAACGGAGAGGGTAATATTTTAGGCGACCTGCTAAAGTACATAATAGGGAAGAAAGTACGTCACCTTGTTCCTTTGCTCCGCTCCATTTTCTAATGGGGAAGAAAGTACTGAAGTTTTTTTTTTCTTCCAAAAAATAAAAAACACATTCCTCATTTTTAGAACGCGATACCTTTGTTTTGTTCTGATCCCTCTGGCATCTGCCTGAAACATGATAGTAATACTATTACTAGTGTGATCTACGGCATCTTGTTGAGACCCTCCTAGGTCGGGGTCGGGGGTTGTCACTCATTAACTGCACGGTCGGCCTAACTGTTCTCACGTACTACAGCGATGGCGACAACACATGTCCAGATCTACTGCTGCTCTGCTAA of Zea mays cultivar B73 chromosome 8, Zm-B73-REFERENCE-NAM-5.0, whole genome shotgun sequence contains these proteins:
- the LOC100273380 gene encoding protein FATTY ACID EXPORT 3, chloroplastic isoform X1, which codes for MAASLLHASAAAASLLSSTQHARAGAAAFHPLACAPSLRLTRSSFSTNRHLEISLRAISASRRFAGRGAPRDRRVVAALAGEQTSLECWCWMQEGSEVGDDRNGEIKPEEAQEIWKVMLEQFKAEALRMQALSMQAYDVYSERTREVLLEASEKLKIQADKAQKDLSVVATEIGQEGQEYLMMAARNSPDSIKDITTTFRALGKLNWPSEYEDYHVGIPFGTFLTVGGFLNFMLAGSTSALRFGIILGLALLALGISSLRSQRDGGRRPRLLVKGQAAIASVIFFREFSVLLQNGWFPKIFMVLLSGVVAGFYFYRIAAGSPKELSSNSDSVN
- the LOC100273380 gene encoding Protein FATTY ACID EXPORT 3, chloroplastic, which produces MAASLLHASAAAASLLSSTQHARAGAAAFHPLACAPSLRLTRSSFSTNRHLEISLRAISASRRFAGRGAPRDRRVVAALAGEQTEGSEVGDDRNGEIKPEEAQEIWKVMLEQFKAEALRMQALSMQAYDVYSERTREVLLEASEKLKIQADKAQKDLSVVATEIGQEGQEYLMMAARNSPDSIKDITTTFRALGKLNWPSEYEDYHVGIPFGTFLTVGGFLNFMLAGSTSALRFGIILGLALLALGISSLRSQRDGGRRPRLLVKGQAAIASVIFFREFSVLLQNGWFPKIFMVLLSGVVAGFYFYRIAAGSPKELSSNSDSVN